GACCCGGCGCAGAAAACACAACCCGTTGCAGCGTATCGCCTATCTGATCCTGACCATCGTCATCTATCCGACCTTGCTGGTGACGGGGTTCATGTTCGCCGAATACAACAATTGGCACCTGGTGGGCATTCCCTGGACCTGGCTGGAAAATGTGGCGGGGGTTCATGTCGCCATGGCCTATGCCATGGTGTGTTTTTTTCTCCTTCATGTCTATATGGCATTCACGGGGCGTCCTGCCACGGCGGCCATCAAGGCGATGATCACGGGATTCGTCGAGGTCGAGGATGTGGAGCTGGACCCCCATCGCGACTATCGGTTGTTGTTGATCGAGGACGATCCTGTCATTGCCTTGATGATCCAGGGATGGCTTGATGGCAAGGAGGTTCGCGAAGGTGAGTCGATTTTGCCGATCAATTTTTCCATCGACCATGTGGAAAACCTGGTGGATGCCGCCAGAATGTTGAAACAGGGTGGTTTTGATCTGATTCTTCTGGATCTTTCCCTTCCCGATTGTGATGGGATTGAAACCTTTCGTGCCGTGCGGAAAAATGCGGTGGATCTTCCCATTCTGGTGATCAATGAATTGGAGAACGAGGAATTGCAATCACGGGTGGTTCACGAGGGGGCCCAGGATTTTCTCATCAAGAAAAATCTGAGCCGCCGAATACTTTTGCGGGCGTTTCGTTTTGCCCTT
The window above is part of the Magnetococcales bacterium genome. Proteins encoded here:
- a CDS encoding cytochrome b/b6 domain-containing protein, translating into MTHHPELFFTRYERFWHWTQAALILALMITGFHVTGFFHWLDYELSASWHRTFATYLVALWAFTIFWHLITGEWRQYIPSTEKMLEVFHYYSRGMFDPYLSHPFKKTRRRKHNPLQRIAYLILTIVIYPTLLVTGFMFAEYNNWHLVGIPWTWLENVAGVHVAMAYAMVCFFLLHVYMAFTGRPATAAIKAMITGFVEVEDVELDPHRDYRLLLIEDDPVIALMIQGWLDGKEVREGESILPINFSIDHVENLVDAARMLKQGGFDLILLDLSLPDCDGIETFRAVRKNAVDLPILVINELENEELQSRVVHEGAQDFLIKKNLSRRILLRAFRFALERHQWLMQGR